From one Streptomyces chromofuscus genomic stretch:
- a CDS encoding ester cyclase → MPTTLTAEQQREVIEKVFHEGLDLGDLSAADRYLTADFRNHGSHDDSMRGPEAFKHTIKIQQSAFSDIRYEILDFISMGDKAAIRWVMHGKHTGPFIGIPPTGLQVQHQAIIWFRFEGDRIAERWGIVDNFSLERFLKSGGKPVGPLTPAGANGGPGAGKPAA, encoded by the coding sequence ATGCCCACCACGCTCACCGCCGAGCAGCAGCGGGAAGTCATCGAGAAGGTCTTCCACGAGGGCCTGGACCTCGGCGACCTCTCGGCTGCCGACCGCTACCTGACCGCGGACTTCCGCAATCACGGCAGCCACGACGACTCCATGCGCGGTCCGGAGGCGTTCAAGCACACCATCAAGATCCAGCAGTCCGCCTTCAGCGACATCCGCTACGAGATCCTCGACTTCATCTCGATGGGCGACAAGGCCGCGATCCGCTGGGTGATGCACGGCAAGCACACCGGCCCGTTCATCGGCATCCCGCCGACCGGCCTGCAGGTGCAGCACCAGGCGATCATCTGGTTCCGCTTCGAGGGCGACCGGATCGCCGAGCGCTGGGGCATCGTCGACAACTTCAGCCTGGAGCGCTTCCTGAAGTCCGGCGGCAAGCCCGTCGGCCCGCTGACCCCGGCCGGCGCGAACGGCGGCCCCGGCGCGGGCAAGCCCGCCGCCTGA
- a CDS encoding nuclear transport factor 2 family protein gives MTRPQAADPAALAAEVARLADLAELQKLAGRYLASLDEGDFGEAWAKSLFTEDIEMTFPVGSHRGITGVGDFTTEIMARWGRTHHHGSDSSVDLDGDRAELGWSLIASHVHHGSPVPPDPSEYFQLGGRFTGRARRTPDGWRFDRLRLRIVWTTGAVPRGVTQVDRTTLDTRGNTPATASAVTKEN, from the coding sequence ATGACCCGGCCGCAGGCGGCGGATCCGGCCGCCCTGGCCGCCGAGGTCGCCCGGCTGGCCGACCTCGCCGAGCTGCAGAAGCTCGCCGGCCGCTACCTGGCCAGCCTCGACGAGGGCGACTTCGGCGAGGCCTGGGCCAAGTCCCTGTTCACCGAGGACATCGAGATGACCTTCCCGGTGGGCAGCCACCGGGGCATCACCGGTGTCGGCGATTTCACCACCGAGATCATGGCGCGCTGGGGCCGGACGCACCACCACGGCTCCGACAGCTCGGTCGACCTCGACGGCGACCGGGCGGAGCTCGGCTGGAGCCTGATCGCGTCCCACGTGCACCACGGCTCGCCCGTGCCGCCGGACCCCTCCGAGTACTTCCAGCTCGGCGGCCGGTTCACCGGCAGGGCCCGGCGTACGCCGGACGGCTGGCGCTTCGACCGGCTGCGGCTGCGCATCGTGTGGACCACGGGAGCCGTGCCCAGGGGCGTGACCCAGGTCGACCGCACGACGCTCGACACGCGCGGGAACACCCCCGCGACCGCATCAGCAGTGACGAAGGAGAACTGA
- a CDS encoding dehydrogenase, whose protein sequence is MPVSTWTPVGRWTGTVTHDGEVDDYTVTFEPDGSLSVTTKKSTGTGSWTVTGDTELEFSLREDFNLDVTQISPNGHRAAYIRIDITARHDGDTLTGEGKAVVHGPDDVVIYGTDATTEARRVS, encoded by the coding sequence ATGCCTGTATCTACCTGGACGCCCGTCGGTCGCTGGACGGGTACGGTCACGCACGACGGCGAGGTGGACGACTACACGGTCACCTTCGAGCCGGACGGTTCGCTCTCGGTCACGACGAAGAAGAGCACCGGAACCGGCTCCTGGACCGTCACCGGCGACACCGAGCTGGAGTTCTCGCTGCGCGAGGACTTCAACCTCGACGTCACCCAGATCAGCCCCAACGGCCACCGCGCCGCCTACATCCGGATCGACATCACCGCACGCCACGACGGTGACACGCTCACCGGTGAGGGCAAGGCCGTCGTGCACGGTCCGGACGACGTCGTCATCTACGGCACGGACGCCACGACCGAAGCGCGCCGGGTGTCATGA
- a CDS encoding response regulator transcription factor translates to MRTVLIVDDDDGVAESLAQALTVHGFVPQRAATGADALDLLDDVSLVLLELSLPDLAGHEVCRRIRERSCVPILAMSDRAEELDRVMAFHMGADAFAYKPVGSYELIARIQALFRRTGNCPWHEAHRTEPATRDRGVPAGTSAASAESAVPAPRDTLSAGPLDLDLRTRTVALHGERIPVTRREFDLLALLMEEPGTVHRRQDIMAQVWDENWFGSTRTLDVHVGSLRGKLGNREWIETVRGIGYRLVVPPKALTPVRQTAERTGG, encoded by the coding sequence ATGAGGACCGTTCTGATCGTCGATGACGATGACGGCGTGGCCGAATCGCTCGCGCAGGCCCTGACCGTGCACGGCTTCGTGCCGCAGCGGGCCGCGACCGGGGCCGACGCGCTGGACCTGCTGGACGACGTCTCGCTCGTCCTGCTCGAACTGAGCCTGCCGGACCTGGCCGGGCACGAGGTGTGCCGGCGCATCCGGGAGAGGTCGTGCGTGCCGATCCTCGCGATGAGCGACCGGGCCGAGGAACTGGACCGGGTGATGGCGTTCCACATGGGCGCGGACGCGTTCGCGTACAAGCCGGTGGGCTCCTACGAACTGATCGCCCGCATCCAGGCGCTGTTCCGGCGTACCGGCAACTGCCCCTGGCACGAGGCGCACCGCACGGAGCCGGCGACCCGGGACCGGGGCGTGCCCGCCGGCACGTCCGCCGCGTCCGCCGAGTCCGCCGTACCGGCGCCCCGTGACACCCTCAGCGCCGGTCCGCTGGACCTCGACCTGCGCACCCGCACGGTCGCCCTGCACGGCGAGAGGATCCCGGTCACCCGGCGGGAGTTCGACCTGCTGGCGCTGCTCATGGAGGAGCCCGGCACGGTGCACCGGCGGCAGGACATCATGGCCCAGGTCTGGGACGAGAACTGGTTCGGCTCCACCCGCACGCTCGACGTCCACGTCGGCTCCCTGCGCGGCAAGTTGGGCAACCGCGAGTGGATCGAGACGGTGCGCGGCATCGGCTACCGCCTGGTGGTGCCACCGAAGGCACTGACGCCGGTGCGGCAGACGGCGGAGCGAACGGGCGGCTGA
- a CDS encoding ScbA/BarX family gamma-butyrolactone biosynthesis protein, with product MTLENGEVDLFERTVPRWLVHRAAVSEVLITGVRPHRRDVYRVGAQWARGHSYYGPIGGRWHDPMLLGESIRQAGLLLAHQALGIPQGQAFLTKSTSFEITEEGARLAGAPANVVLEVTLKDIRCRREHVASFACDVLAHRDGTLIGHGYAATDCVAPAVYRRLRGERAETRPAGTPAPAVAPELVGRTREFDVVLGVPGGEAGNDQGVHLLRVDATHPVLFDHPVDHVPGMLVMEAARQAALARLGLPHGLLVGCDASFHRYVELDLPCVVSASEPTVGELGRRSLTVEFHQGGSVAGVCTVTVLDTEAPDA from the coding sequence GTGACTCTCGAAAACGGGGAGGTCGACCTCTTCGAGCGCACGGTGCCGCGCTGGCTGGTGCACCGCGCGGCGGTCTCGGAGGTTCTCATCACGGGAGTCCGGCCCCACAGACGGGACGTGTACCGGGTGGGTGCCCAGTGGGCGCGCGGTCACAGCTACTACGGCCCGATCGGGGGGCGCTGGCACGACCCGATGCTGCTCGGAGAATCGATACGTCAGGCCGGGCTGCTCCTGGCCCACCAGGCGCTCGGCATCCCGCAGGGCCAGGCGTTCCTCACCAAGAGCACGTCGTTCGAGATCACCGAGGAGGGGGCCCGCCTGGCCGGGGCGCCGGCCAACGTGGTGCTCGAAGTGACGCTCAAGGACATCCGCTGCCGGCGGGAGCACGTCGCGTCCTTCGCCTGCGACGTCCTCGCCCACCGGGACGGCACGCTCATCGGCCACGGGTACGCAGCCACCGACTGCGTCGCCCCGGCGGTGTACCGCAGGCTGCGCGGGGAGCGGGCCGAGACCCGTCCGGCGGGCACGCCGGCCCCGGCGGTGGCGCCGGAACTGGTGGGCCGCACCCGGGAGTTCGACGTCGTGCTGGGCGTGCCGGGCGGGGAGGCCGGCAACGACCAGGGCGTGCACCTGCTGCGCGTCGACGCCACTCACCCGGTGCTGTTCGACCACCCGGTGGACCATGTGCCGGGCATGCTCGTCATGGAGGCCGCCCGGCAGGCGGCGCTGGCCCGCCTCGGGCTGCCGCACGGCCTGTTGGTCGGGTGCGACGCCTCGTTCCACCGGTACGTCGAACTGGACCTGCCCTGCGTGGTGTCGGCCTCCGAGCCGACGGTGGGCGAACTGGGCCGGCGCAGCCTGACCGTGGAGTTCCATCAGGGCGGCTCCGTGGCCGGCGTCTGCACGGTCACGGTCCTGGACACCGAGGCGCCGGACGCCTGA
- a CDS encoding ScbR family autoregulator-binding transcription factor — protein sequence MARVRQERAEITRQAILDGAAAAFDATGFGSTSLSDVAQQAGVTKGALYFHFASKEALARALVDEQFQSTDLIAGELMPGVQTVVDMGHRLAHGLRTDVRLRAGIRLVVEFGSFVDPDPAPYNSWISIVRDCLAPAQGRGDLFPEINVTELATFVCGSFTGLQLTSYVRTGRDDLHERVTDMFRYLLPGIVPPDRLAAFEPAGSPKCRAELGLPPLGDGKPRKQTD from the coding sequence GTGGCCAGGGTCAGGCAGGAACGTGCCGAGATCACCCGGCAGGCGATCCTCGACGGGGCAGCGGCAGCCTTCGACGCGACCGGTTTCGGCAGCACGAGCCTGAGCGATGTCGCACAACAGGCGGGCGTCACGAAGGGTGCGCTCTACTTTCACTTCGCCTCCAAGGAGGCCCTTGCCCGAGCGCTGGTGGACGAGCAGTTCCAGTCCACCGACCTGATCGCCGGGGAGTTGATGCCCGGGGTGCAGACGGTGGTCGACATGGGGCACCGGCTGGCGCACGGGCTGCGTACCGACGTCCGGCTGCGCGCCGGGATAAGGCTGGTGGTGGAGTTCGGTTCGTTCGTCGACCCCGACCCCGCGCCGTACAACTCGTGGATCAGCATCGTGCGGGACTGCCTGGCACCCGCCCAGGGCCGCGGCGACCTGTTCCCGGAGATCAACGTCACCGAGCTGGCGACCTTCGTGTGCGGCTCGTTCACCGGTCTGCAGCTCACCTCGTACGTCCGTACCGGCCGCGACGACCTGCACGAGCGGGTCACGGACATGTTCCGCTACCTGCTCCCGGGCATCGTCCCGCCGGACCGGCTCGCCGCGTTCGAACCGGCCGGCTCCCCCAAGTGCCGTGCCGAGCTGGGACTGCCGCCGCTCGGAGACGGCAAGCCGAGGAAACAGACCGACTGA
- a CDS encoding ScbR family autoregulator-binding transcription factor encodes MAGKQKRSERTVERLVIAAAEQFARHGYVRATLADISRHAGVTKGALFFHFSTKEEVAMAVQDRGREAMERAVLQLEAAGGTHLQLVVDLTYVLGRLLREDVFVRASVRIAREREPGDAGDIVTGRGVPGDDDTPDFYGQWLGRLGGLLDEARRAGELGCSVAESSVRTPVAAAVSGLETLTWLGVPADECETWLADLWELTLPALASKDGLRTVRTTAPSVP; translated from the coding sequence ATGGCAGGCAAACAAAAACGCTCGGAGCGGACCGTCGAGCGGTTGGTGATCGCCGCCGCCGAGCAGTTCGCGCGGCACGGCTACGTGCGCGCCACACTCGCCGACATCAGCCGCCACGCCGGGGTGACCAAGGGGGCGCTGTTCTTCCACTTCTCCACCAAGGAGGAGGTCGCCATGGCCGTGCAGGACCGCGGCCGGGAGGCCATGGAGCGCGCGGTCCTCCAACTGGAGGCGGCCGGTGGGACGCATCTGCAGCTCGTGGTCGATCTGACCTACGTGCTCGGGCGGTTGCTGCGCGAGGACGTGTTCGTGCGCGCGTCGGTGCGGATCGCGCGCGAGCGGGAACCGGGGGACGCCGGTGACATCGTGACCGGCCGTGGCGTACCCGGCGACGACGACACCCCCGACTTCTACGGGCAGTGGCTGGGCCGGCTGGGCGGTCTGCTCGACGAGGCGCGGCGCGCCGGTGAACTCGGCTGCTCCGTGGCGGAGTCGTCCGTCCGCACGCCGGTGGCCGCGGCCGTGTCCGGGCTGGAGACGCTGACCTGGCTCGGCGTACCGGCGGACGAGTGCGAGACCTGGCTCGCCGACCTGTGGGAACTGACCCTGCCCGCGCTGGCGTCGAAGGACGGGCTGCGGACGGTACGGACCACGGCCCCGTCCGTGCCGTGA
- a CDS encoding SAM-dependent methyltransferase, with protein sequence MPENKTPDQIPHAARIMDYFLGGSENLPVDRAAADGIVKLLPGGPLGARANRRFLNRAVRTATRRGIGQFLDIGSGIPAAAATHEVAPEAKVVYVDNDPVVGDIARRILGETSDGRTAYVDADFRDPEAVLSAPATKELLDFSRPVAVLFGALLHFVLDADDPYGTVERYKDALAPGSLVILTHSSPDYVSAPVRAAVDELYTNLRVDLASRSRAEITRFVDTEGWTVLEPGVVSVNEWETPQERASDADYQTNREDTAGFAAVAVKN encoded by the coding sequence ATGCCCGAGAACAAGACCCCCGACCAGATCCCGCACGCCGCCCGCATCATGGACTACTTCCTGGGAGGCTCCGAGAACCTCCCGGTGGACCGTGCCGCGGCGGACGGCATCGTGAAGCTGCTGCCCGGCGGCCCGCTGGGGGCGCGCGCCAACCGGCGCTTCCTCAACCGGGCGGTGCGCACCGCCACCCGGCGGGGCATCGGCCAGTTCCTGGACATCGGCAGCGGCATCCCGGCCGCCGCGGCCACGCACGAGGTCGCGCCCGAGGCCAAGGTCGTCTACGTCGACAACGACCCGGTCGTCGGCGACATCGCCCGCCGCATCCTGGGCGAGACCTCGGACGGCCGCACGGCGTACGTCGACGCCGACTTCCGCGACCCCGAGGCGGTGCTGTCGGCGCCCGCGACCAAGGAACTGCTGGACTTCTCCCGGCCGGTGGCGGTGCTGTTCGGCGCCCTGCTGCACTTCGTCCTCGACGCCGACGACCCGTACGGCACCGTCGAGCGTTACAAGGACGCGCTGGCCCCCGGCAGCCTCGTCATCCTCACCCACTCCAGCCCCGACTACGTCTCGGCGCCGGTGCGGGCCGCGGTCGACGAGTTGTACACGAACCTGCGGGTCGACCTCGCCTCCCGCTCTCGCGCGGAGATCACGCGGTTCGTCGACACGGAGGGCTGGACCGTGCTGGAACCCGGCGTGGTGTCCGTCAACGAGTGGGAGACGCCGCAGGAGCGGGCCTCCGACGCGGACTACCAGACCAACCGGGAGGACACGGCCGGTTTCGCCGCCGTCGCCGTGAAGAACTGA
- a CDS encoding acyltransferase family protein — protein MTIPTHRPQEAVPARSGRAPSYAGLPSLTGLRFYAATAVFLYHVTSPQLSPLSGQTAHDAARLFGIAGGLGVSFFFILSGFILTWSARPADTSGLFMRRRLVKLYPNHLVTFVVSLLVFAGATTTAWQHWLPNLLLVQTWSWDPAVSFSVNAPSWSLGCELLFYLCFPLLHRAVKAISPARLWAWAVGFAAAVVAVPAFAYAVLPGEVRIPGWQVSEVQNWFVYQLPPVRMLEFVLGMLLARIVLTDRWVGVRLWQAVLLCVAAYAVALEVPYLYALSAVWVLPLGLLVPAAAVADVRGRRSPFRGRVMKWLGEVSFAFYLLQATVLIGGTKYLAGHAPYGVAEAVGLCLLAWVVTTVLAYLLYALVERPAMKHLSRPRRKNAGTEPGAGATERTVSVR, from the coding sequence GTGACCATCCCCACCCACCGACCCCAGGAGGCGGTGCCCGCCCGGTCCGGGCGGGCACCGTCGTACGCCGGGCTGCCGTCGCTGACGGGACTCCGGTTCTACGCGGCGACGGCCGTGTTCCTGTACCACGTCACCAGCCCCCAACTCAGCCCCCTCAGCGGGCAGACCGCGCACGACGCGGCCCGGCTGTTCGGCATCGCGGGCGGCCTGGGGGTGTCGTTCTTCTTCATCCTCAGCGGCTTCATCCTGACCTGGTCCGCCCGCCCCGCGGACACGTCCGGCCTGTTCATGCGCCGCCGCCTGGTCAAGCTGTACCCCAACCACCTGGTCACCTTCGTGGTCTCGCTGCTGGTCTTCGCCGGCGCGACCACCACCGCCTGGCAGCACTGGCTGCCCAACCTGCTGCTGGTGCAGACCTGGTCCTGGGACCCGGCGGTGTCCTTCAGCGTCAACGCCCCGAGCTGGTCCCTCGGCTGCGAGCTGCTGTTCTACCTGTGCTTCCCGCTGCTGCACCGCGCGGTGAAGGCGATCTCCCCGGCGCGGCTGTGGGCGTGGGCGGTCGGCTTCGCGGCCGCCGTCGTCGCCGTACCGGCGTTCGCGTACGCGGTCCTGCCCGGGGAGGTGCGCATCCCCGGCTGGCAGGTCAGCGAGGTGCAGAACTGGTTCGTCTACCAGCTGCCGCCGGTGCGGATGCTGGAGTTCGTGCTCGGCATGCTGCTCGCCCGGATCGTGCTGACCGACCGGTGGGTGGGCGTGCGGCTGTGGCAGGCGGTGCTGCTGTGCGTCGCCGCGTACGCCGTGGCGCTCGAAGTGCCGTACCTGTACGCCCTCTCCGCGGTGTGGGTGCTTCCGCTCGGCCTGCTCGTCCCGGCCGCCGCGGTCGCCGACGTGCGCGGGCGGCGCTCGCCCTTCCGGGGACGGGTGATGAAGTGGCTCGGTGAGGTGTCCTTCGCGTTCTACCTGCTCCAGGCCACCGTGCTGATCGGCGGCACCAAGTACCTCGCCGGGCACGCCCCGTACGGCGTCGCCGAGGCGGTCGGGCTGTGCCTGCTCGCCTGGGTCGTCACCACGGTGCTCGCGTACCTGCTGTACGCGCTGGTCGAGCGGCCGGCGATGAAGCACCTCAGCCGGCCGCGCCGGAAGAACGCGGGGACGGAGCCGGGGGCGGGCGCCACTGAACGGACGGTCAGCGTCCGTTGA
- a CDS encoding DUF1876 domain-containing protein yields MTHTVVGWHVELEFQEDDDTHTKAAALVRLPDGTEVRAHGHASRHHTDPNQPRVGEEIAGARALNELAMRLLTKAHDEIDSASGRTSHPIHV; encoded by the coding sequence ATGACGCACACCGTCGTGGGTTGGCATGTCGAGCTCGAATTCCAGGAGGACGACGACACCCACACGAAGGCAGCGGCGCTCGTGCGCCTGCCCGACGGGACCGAGGTGAGGGCCCACGGACACGCCAGCCGGCACCACACCGACCCTAATCAGCCGCGGGTCGGCGAGGAGATCGCCGGTGCGAGGGCGTTGAACGAACTCGCCATGCGTCTGCTGACCAAGGCGCACGACGAGATCGACTCGGCGTCGGGGCGCACGTCCCACCCGATCCACGTCTGA
- a CDS encoding EamA family transporter, producing the protein MTPGVTAAVLLAAVAHAGWNAIAHRITDKLVGFALISGGGLVIGLALLPFVAVPAARAWPYLLLSAAVHIAYYSLLMRAFRLGDFGQAYPIARGSAPLVVTVLAAVFAHEVPDGWVVAGIALSCAGLTGAALWGLRGRRPHWPAIGAALATGLSIAVYTVVDGLGVRASGSALGYVAWLMAVQGAVIPAYAVCVWRTETVARLRPFVASGLLGAVMSVGAYGLILWAQTRAELAPVAALRESSVIVGAAIGAVVFKERFGMARIAAAGLLLVGIGLMLG; encoded by the coding sequence GTGACCCCTGGGGTCACCGCGGCAGTCCTGCTCGCCGCCGTGGCGCACGCGGGCTGGAACGCCATCGCCCACCGCATCACCGACAAGCTCGTCGGCTTCGCGCTCATATCGGGTGGTGGCCTGGTCATCGGGCTCGCGCTGCTGCCGTTCGTCGCCGTGCCGGCGGCGCGGGCCTGGCCGTATCTGCTGCTGTCGGCCGCGGTGCACATCGCGTACTACTCGCTGCTGATGAGGGCTTTCCGGCTGGGGGACTTCGGACAGGCCTATCCGATCGCGCGGGGCAGCGCGCCGCTCGTCGTCACCGTTCTCGCCGCCGTCTTCGCCCACGAGGTGCCCGACGGGTGGGTCGTGGCCGGAATCGCGCTGAGCTGCGCGGGACTGACCGGCGCCGCGTTGTGGGGGCTGCGCGGGCGGCGGCCCCACTGGCCGGCGATCGGGGCGGCGCTGGCGACGGGACTGTCCATCGCCGTGTACACGGTGGTGGACGGACTGGGCGTGCGGGCTTCGGGGTCGGCGCTCGGGTACGTGGCGTGGCTGATGGCCGTCCAGGGGGCGGTGATACCGGCGTACGCGGTGTGCGTCTGGCGCACGGAGACCGTCGCGCGCCTGCGGCCGTTCGTCGCGTCGGGGCTGTTGGGCGCCGTGATGTCCGTGGGCGCGTACGGACTGATCCTGTGGGCGCAGACCCGCGCCGAGCTCGCGCCCGTCGCGGCCCTGCGGGAGTCGTCGGTCATCGTGGGCGCGGCGATCGGCGCCGTGGTGTTCAAGGAGCGTTTCGGGATGGCGCGGATCGCCGCCGCGGGGCTGCTGTTGGTGGGGATCGGTCTCATGCTGGGGTGA
- a CDS encoding YbaK/EbsC family protein, producing the protein MTTSDAENASASAAHPRFAAALDAVGLGALHGRIRRFPEATRTAAEAAAAIGCELSQICKSLVFAADGVPVLVLMDGASRVDVELVRQELGVGKVTRSRADVVRERTGYAIGGVPPFGHVTRTRVLADRSLLDHDVVWAAAGTPYTVFPMAPEDLIAHAGGTLVDVRERTA; encoded by the coding sequence ATGACCACTTCGGACGCGGAGAACGCAAGCGCCTCGGCGGCCCACCCCCGTTTCGCCGCCGCCCTCGACGCCGTCGGGCTCGGTGCCCTGCACGGGCGGATCCGCCGGTTCCCGGAGGCCACCCGTACGGCCGCCGAGGCCGCCGCCGCCATCGGGTGCGAGCTCAGTCAGATCTGCAAGTCGCTCGTTTTCGCCGCCGATGGGGTGCCGGTGCTGGTGCTCATGGACGGGGCCTCCCGCGTCGACGTGGAGCTGGTGCGCCAGGAACTCGGGGTCGGCAAGGTGACGCGGTCCCGTGCCGACGTCGTACGGGAGAGGACCGGGTACGCCATCGGCGGGGTGCCGCCGTTCGGGCATGTGACCAGGACGCGGGTGCTCGCCGACCGTTCGCTGCTCGACCACGACGTGGTGTGGGCGGCGGCCGGGACGCCGTACACCGTCTTCCCGATGGCGCCCGAGGACCTGATCGCGCACGCCGGCGGCACCCTGGTGGACGTCCGCGAGCGCACCGCGTGA
- a CDS encoding DUF397 domain-containing protein: protein MSTPQLHWCKSSYSSSSEPGDCVEVAATSATVHVRDSKTPDAAHLTVTPTAWARFLTHLPGR from the coding sequence ATGAGCACGCCGCAACTGCACTGGTGCAAGAGCAGCTACAGCAGCAGCAGTGAGCCCGGCGACTGCGTCGAGGTCGCCGCGACCTCCGCCACCGTCCACGTCCGCGACTCCAAGACCCCCGACGCCGCCCACCTCACCGTCACACCCACGGCCTGGGCGCGTTTCCTGACGCACCTCCCGGGCCGATAA